One stretch of Streptomyces sp. MMBL 11-1 DNA includes these proteins:
- a CDS encoding DNA cytosine methyltransferase, protein MAELQEGSKKDRTGVELFAGAGGLAMAVHRAGFRPLLFNEFAKRACETLEANGAQRLPDGQKPTRAPGPGEKVPLVAGDVQELDMDYLAGQVDVLAGGPPCQPFSLGGVAKGDEDKRNMFPQMFKAVQQIQPKAVICENVRGLLRPSFRRYFDYIQRELELPFEERGDRTWEQHYEYLLERREKEPDDPKKRYDIVMMPVNAADYGVPQIRNRVIIVAFRRDLNVDLELFKELVKPTHSESALLRSMEDGSYWERHSNVPTHVREWVMARLPKTMPMDDGLLPWYTLRDAIAGIGDNKPLPDVPDEWLDRTEHFLGGFTEHIGWPGARIYDGHTPNELDRPAKTVKAGVHGVPGGESVMLLDELVADKAAQGGVRYKYRYMTVRETARVMTFPDTWELKGPRGEKMRQLGNAVPVALGEVFAKAVATVLDEAEERQK, encoded by the coding sequence ATGGCTGAACTGCAAGAAGGATCAAAGAAGGACCGCACGGGCGTCGAGCTCTTCGCTGGCGCTGGCGGTCTGGCCATGGCTGTCCACCGCGCCGGATTCCGCCCCCTGCTCTTCAACGAGTTCGCCAAGCGGGCATGCGAGACCCTGGAGGCCAACGGGGCCCAGCGGCTGCCCGACGGCCAGAAGCCGACCCGAGCCCCCGGGCCTGGCGAGAAGGTGCCCCTCGTCGCGGGCGATGTCCAAGAGCTCGACATGGACTATCTGGCGGGCCAGGTGGACGTGCTCGCCGGAGGTCCTCCCTGCCAGCCGTTCAGCCTCGGCGGCGTCGCCAAGGGCGACGAGGACAAGCGGAACATGTTTCCCCAGATGTTCAAGGCCGTCCAACAGATCCAGCCGAAGGCCGTGATCTGCGAGAACGTGCGCGGCCTGCTCAGGCCCTCGTTCCGCCGCTACTTCGACTACATCCAGCGCGAGCTGGAGCTGCCCTTCGAGGAGCGAGGCGACCGTACCTGGGAGCAGCACTACGAGTACCTGCTGGAGCGGCGGGAGAAGGAGCCGGACGACCCCAAGAAGCGGTACGACATCGTCATGATGCCGGTGAACGCTGCCGACTACGGGGTGCCCCAGATCCGCAACCGCGTGATCATTGTTGCTTTCCGTCGCGACCTGAACGTCGACCTTGAGCTGTTCAAGGAGCTCGTGAAGCCGACGCACTCCGAGTCTGCTCTGCTTCGGTCCATGGAGGACGGGAGCTACTGGGAGCGGCACTCGAATGTGCCCACCCACGTGCGCGAGTGGGTCATGGCCCGGCTCCCGAAGACCATGCCGATGGACGACGGCCTGCTCCCCTGGTACACCCTGCGTGACGCGATCGCCGGCATCGGCGACAACAAGCCCCTGCCGGATGTGCCGGACGAGTGGCTGGACCGCACCGAGCACTTCCTCGGCGGGTTCACGGAACACATCGGCTGGCCCGGTGCCCGGATCTACGACGGGCACACCCCCAACGAACTCGACCGCCCGGCGAAGACGGTCAAGGCCGGCGTTCACGGTGTGCCCGGCGGCGAGTCGGTCATGCTCCTGGACGAGCTGGTGGCCGACAAGGCCGCTCAGGGCGGCGTCCGGTACAAGTACAGGTACATGACGGTCCGCGAAACCGCGCGCGTCATGACGTTCCCCGACACGTGGGAGCTCAAGGGCCCCCGGGGGGAGAAGATGCGCCAGCTCGGCAATGCCGTACCCGTTGCCCTTGGCGAGGTCTTCGCGAAGGCGGTCGCCACCGTCCTGGACGAGGCGGAGGAGCGACAGAAGTGA
- a CDS encoding GIY-YIG nuclease family protein, protein MVPVVGSEDGTQYHKDFTLSITKALGDQLAYALKKLGRAPLSEESIARLKEKPGVYQLYLNGKFVYVGKADKSLPARLGNHLRKISGRRNISLDEMAFSCLYVAEDFSALAPEQLLITHHKGQGDIPWNNNGFGNKDPGRQRDSTVLKRNHFDVLFPIDLDRPIEGLQAGETTLHELLEAIKAGLPYIFRYGKSAEFKARSVHVPSAAMTADEVFQLISAEIPDKWQVAALMGYVIMYDDSPNTYRSAWRYYRHGERISAVPEADPAGVVEAEPPSMDD, encoded by the coding sequence ATGGTGCCGGTGGTGGGCTCCGAGGACGGAACGCAGTACCACAAGGACTTCACCCTGAGCATCACCAAGGCGCTCGGCGACCAGTTGGCGTACGCGCTGAAGAAGCTTGGCCGGGCGCCTCTCTCCGAAGAGAGCATCGCGCGACTCAAAGAGAAGCCCGGGGTCTACCAGCTCTACCTGAACGGGAAGTTCGTCTACGTCGGCAAGGCCGACAAGTCGCTGCCGGCCCGCCTCGGCAACCATCTGCGCAAGATCTCTGGGCGTCGCAACATCTCCCTGGATGAGATGGCCTTCTCGTGTCTGTACGTGGCGGAGGACTTCTCCGCCCTCGCCCCCGAGCAGCTGCTCATCACACACCACAAGGGACAGGGCGACATCCCCTGGAACAACAACGGCTTCGGCAACAAGGATCCGGGCCGTCAGCGAGACAGCACGGTCCTTAAGCGGAATCACTTCGATGTCCTGTTTCCCATTGACCTGGACCGGCCGATCGAGGGTCTGCAGGCTGGCGAGACGACGCTGCATGAACTCCTAGAAGCGATCAAGGCCGGCCTCCCGTACATCTTCAGGTATGGAAAGTCGGCGGAGTTCAAGGCTCGAAGCGTTCACGTGCCATCGGCCGCGATGACCGCCGACGAGGTCTTCCAGCTGATCTCGGCGGAGATACCGGACAAGTGGCAGGTCGCCGCCCTCATGGGTTACGTGATCATGTACGACGACAGTCCCAATACGTACAGGAGCGCGTGGCGGTACTACCGCCACGGCGAGCGCATCAGCGCCGTGCCTGAGGCGGACCCGGCGGGGGTTGTCGAAGCCGAGCCACCGTCGATGGATGACTGA
- a CDS encoding AbrB/MazE/SpoVT family DNA-binding domain-containing protein, producing MIREPAETTVSEAGIVEIPLGVLAEAGLSPGVAVVVYSDGDGRIVVRRKEDAIRDLLENGSL from the coding sequence ATGATCAGGGAACCTGCCGAGACCACCGTCTCCGAAGCCGGCATCGTCGAGATCCCCTTGGGGGTACTCGCGGAGGCCGGACTGTCGCCAGGAGTAGCCGTCGTCGTGTACAGCGACGGAGATGGGCGCATCGTGGTCCGTCGGAAGGAAGACGCGATCCGCGACCTGCTGGAGAACGGTTCGCTGTGA
- a CDS encoding helix-turn-helix transcriptional regulator, with the protein MKRHRDESVAFSAVFGLPAEMGMRMAADALSLSLSTAYKRARNGEFPCPVRRIGRRYVVRMADLMRTLGIQDVRVHYDDFETGARIARARSDTWY; encoded by the coding sequence ATGAAGCGCCATCGTGATGAGTCGGTCGCCTTCTCCGCTGTGTTCGGGCTTCCGGCGGAGATGGGGATGCGCATGGCGGCGGACGCGCTGAGCCTGAGTCTGAGTACGGCGTACAAGCGGGCGAGAAACGGTGAATTCCCCTGTCCCGTAAGGAGAATCGGGCGTCGGTACGTCGTGCGGATGGCTGACCTGATGCGGACTCTCGGAATCCAGGACGTGCGCGTGCACTACGACGATTTCGAAACGGGTGCGCGCATCGCACGTGCTCGGTCCGACACCTGGTATTGA